Proteins co-encoded in one Ignavibacteria bacterium genomic window:
- a CDS encoding T9SS type A sorting domain-containing protein, whose amino-acid sequence MFRVIQLFIFIFILTSTSYSQIDPGARGQYPQGWFSQTISREGRNMNCRIYYPSFSDGENSQIDTVNGPWPIVAFGHGFFMQTNYYLSLFRQLASHGFIVIAPQFTDTQHGELGKDLIFCLNFIKSSSTVPGNRFYKLADTSKTGVSGHSMGGGASLLSTIYDSTITISAPFAAAETVPSIISTINSTKSIIYLISSQNDGITPPATTQIPMYENTPDNKALLTIKGGNHTKFMDTNIWDWTDAGGYINRNLQIYLSQKYLTAVLKLFLHEDKSYWNYAFGDSVNADTSIVLRKSVNRLPLKSFKLLTEEGSVTNQNIYIRWEKSSTLNPLENIRYNVEFALDSLFESLFYVSPAVADSSIIIDSIPPGDLYVRIVASTPGGIQKFSNNSIKLTLSPPLSVADGSPDLSTLRISGVFPNPFNPAFSITIDNQNTTDILFELYDISGKRILSSEKVIYPGISKEYFDLSGNPSGIYFLSVRVEGRSFVKKVVLQK is encoded by the coding sequence ATGTTCAGAGTTATCCAGCTTTTTATTTTTATATTCATACTCACCTCCACATCATATTCTCAGATTGATCCGGGTGCAAGAGGTCAGTACCCACAAGGGTGGTTTAGTCAGACCATTTCCCGTGAGGGGAGGAATATGAACTGCAGAATTTATTACCCCTCCTTTTCAGACGGTGAAAACAGCCAGATCGACACTGTTAACGGTCCCTGGCCAATAGTGGCATTTGGACACGGCTTTTTCATGCAGACAAACTACTACCTCTCACTATTCAGACAACTCGCCTCTCACGGATTCATCGTTATTGCTCCTCAGTTTACAGATACACAACACGGAGAACTCGGAAAAGACCTTATCTTCTGTCTGAATTTCATCAAATCATCTTCCACAGTCCCAGGTAACAGATTTTACAAACTCGCCGACACTTCAAAAACGGGTGTCTCAGGACATTCAATGGGAGGTGGGGCCTCTCTGTTGTCCACAATCTATGACTCGACTATAACGATTTCTGCACCGTTTGCCGCTGCCGAAACTGTACCGTCAATTATTTCGACCATTAATTCAACCAAATCGATTATCTACCTGATCTCCTCACAAAACGACGGAATCACTCCACCCGCAACAACTCAGATTCCAATGTATGAGAATACACCTGACAATAAGGCACTCCTCACGATCAAGGGTGGTAACCACACGAAATTTATGGATACTAATATTTGGGATTGGACTGATGCAGGTGGATATATTAACAGAAATCTCCAAATCTATCTTTCGCAAAAGTATTTGACTGCTGTTTTAAAACTGTTCCTGCATGAAGATAAAAGCTATTGGAATTATGCCTTTGGTGATTCTGTAAATGCTGATACTTCCATTGTTTTAAGGAAATCGGTGAATCGACTTCCATTAAAATCATTTAAATTGCTAACCGAAGAGGGATCGGTAACCAACCAAAACATTTATATCAGGTGGGAGAAATCTTCGACACTGAATCCTCTCGAGAACATCAGATACAATGTGGAATTTGCACTTGATTCACTGTTTGAATCACTTTTTTATGTTTCGCCTGCTGTAGCGGATTCCTCTATTATTATCGATTCCATCCCCCCGGGAGATCTTTATGTACGGATTGTCGCTTCGACCCCCGGCGGGATTCAAAAGTTCAGCAATAATTCGATCAAACTGACACTTTCACCTCCATTATCTGTGGCAGATGGTTCTCCTGATTTGAGTACACTTAGAATTTCCGGTGTTTTCCCCAATCCATTTAATCCAGCATTCTCCATCACCATCGATAATCAGAATACGACAGATATTCTTTTTGAGTTGTATGATATCAGCGGAAAAAGGATTTTATCATCTGAAAAAGTAATTTATCCCGGCATTTCAAAAGAGTACTTCGATCTTTCAGGTAATCCATCGGGTATCTATTTCCTGTCGGTCAGAGTTGAAGGAAGGTCGTTTGTTAAAAAAGTAGTGCTACAGAAGTAA
- a CDS encoding Type 1 glutamine amidotransferase-like domain-containing protein translates to MRGANWLVLLMIACSLQLFSQGYICAVGGGGEGVNDWNREPYSWIVQKADSGAVVVLSVNDETSWIPDYFRSLGSRSSYNLKINSRTLANTQSVADSILAASAVFIKGGDQYNYINYWKGTLVESAIKQVYARGGVVSGTSAGAMVLGKFILSARYGSLYPDDALVNPFIQTSNIEDNFLGLVPDVIFDTHFIERGRQARLASVLLKLGLQGIQNVTGVGLDDRTAFCISPDGKGVVMGSGSVSIYRADSLTRLWSSGNLYELENLHARQLTKNWVYDLNSKNISFVPASAKAFNATLSETPTGDVTLTGSNWVATSWLAALSAFVSRANTPDVLIVSYPAYEAKANSILNEVAAYAPLAKLILYTPGSETDTLVHQKILGASAFIFAGDDLTAIKNITSSTSLVGNLLRQKLINSRCPSFYFGEMSKLASTSFADNLNSDPYAAYRGKMTLNEGFRVLPGFSIQSLTFANSDYYENRMASVLWSIFKSQVPLGIYSNGNGITKFIIADSSIVFSRFPFFLIDATEASLRDSSVYRASSSTGPRQVVALNSFRISASNNYGRGYNLAQKRFVTADPTGVKPEGIFEAQNNSEKDNLKVTAFPNPFTYSTKIVYEAGRAGEMKLELFDIRGLLIRRLFCEEITAGQHSLTFQSGSLSSGIYFLRLTFNDVMKTIKLILNK, encoded by the coding sequence ATGAGAGGCGCTAACTGGTTGGTTTTGTTGATGATAGCGTGCTCGCTTCAGTTGTTCTCTCAGGGTTATATCTGTGCAGTCGGTGGTGGTGGCGAGGGTGTAAATGACTGGAACCGCGAACCTTATTCATGGATAGTTCAGAAAGCTGATTCAGGTGCAGTTGTTGTACTTTCAGTCAATGACGAGACTTCATGGATACCCGACTATTTCCGTTCACTGGGCTCCCGTTCCTCATACAATCTCAAAATAAACTCCAGAACATTAGCGAATACACAATCCGTTGCAGATTCAATTCTCGCAGCATCTGCTGTTTTTATCAAGGGTGGCGACCAGTACAATTACATAAATTACTGGAAAGGTACTCTCGTTGAATCTGCCATAAAGCAGGTTTATGCCCGGGGAGGAGTTGTATCAGGCACTTCCGCAGGAGCAATGGTGCTCGGGAAATTTATACTCTCGGCGAGATATGGTTCGCTTTATCCCGATGATGCACTTGTAAATCCTTTCATACAGACTTCAAACATTGAAGACAACTTTCTCGGCCTGGTTCCGGATGTTATTTTTGATACTCATTTTATCGAAAGAGGACGGCAGGCGCGACTTGCATCTGTCCTTCTCAAACTTGGATTGCAGGGAATTCAAAATGTTACAGGCGTTGGTTTGGATGACAGAACCGCTTTTTGTATCTCACCCGATGGAAAAGGGGTGGTGATGGGAAGTGGTTCTGTTTCTATTTATCGGGCGGATTCCCTTACAAGACTCTGGTCGTCTGGAAATCTGTACGAACTCGAAAATCTTCATGCCCGGCAGCTTACAAAAAACTGGGTTTATGATCTTAACAGTAAAAATATCAGTTTTGTACCTGCCTCAGCAAAAGCATTTAATGCGACATTATCTGAAACCCCGACAGGAGATGTGACATTGACGGGGAGTAACTGGGTTGCAACATCGTGGCTGGCTGCGCTTTCAGCATTTGTATCAAGGGCGAATACTCCGGATGTTTTAATTGTCTCATATCCTGCCTATGAGGCAAAAGCAAATTCGATTCTTAACGAAGTTGCAGCTTATGCACCCTTGGCTAAACTGATACTCTATACTCCAGGATCCGAGACTGATACTCTGGTCCATCAGAAAATACTGGGAGCTTCGGCATTCATTTTTGCCGGTGATGACCTTACAGCCATTAAAAACATCACTTCATCGACTTCTTTGGTTGGTAATCTGCTTCGACAAAAATTGATTAACTCCCGATGTCCATCTTTCTATTTCGGTGAAATGTCAAAACTTGCCTCGACTTCTTTTGCTGACAATTTGAACAGTGATCCGTATGCTGCGTACCGCGGTAAGATGACATTAAATGAGGGTTTTAGGGTTTTACCGGGATTTTCAATTCAATCACTCACTTTCGCAAACAGCGATTATTATGAAAACAGGATGGCATCCGTACTGTGGTCAATTTTTAAGTCGCAGGTACCCCTCGGGATTTACAGCAATGGAAATGGCATAACAAAATTCATTATTGCTGACTCCTCAATTGTCTTTTCACGATTTCCGTTTTTTTTAATTGATGCAACAGAAGCTTCACTTCGGGACTCATCGGTGTACAGGGCTTCGAGCAGTACCGGTCCGAGACAGGTGGTTGCACTTAATTCATTCAGAATTTCCGCTTCCAATAACTACGGACGGGGATACAACCTCGCCCAAAAAAGATTTGTAACTGCTGATCCCACCGGAGTCAAACCGGAAGGAATCTTCGAGGCCCAAAATAATTCAGAAAAAGACAACCTGAAGGTGACTGCCTTTCCAAATCCATTCACTTATTCCACTAAAATCGTTTATGAAGCCGGTAGAGCAGGGGAGATGAAACTGGAATTGTTTGATATTCGCGGGTTGTTGATCAGAAGACTATTCTGTGAAGAGATCACCGCCGGACAACATTCTCTAACTTTCCAAAGTGGCAGTCTCTCTTCCGGAATCTACTTTTTGCGCTTAACATTTAACGATGTGATGAAGACCATCAAATTGATCCTGAACAAATGA
- a CDS encoding PorV/PorQ family protein, producing the protein MKKLIFISILMSFTLAAQYSNLGTSGAQFLQIPLGARQAAMGGASIALTDDASSIFWNPAGLSSVSNVDFHFTNLNWFGLFDLNAAAGAYKLGGDAGVLGVHFISFSTGKIEITTEKKPNGTGRFYDAQDIALGLTYSRAITDRFRTGITVKYVSQRIWNETATGIAFDIGTQYTLDFQNLTIAMSMTNFGPDMRFDGPDLNVTYLRDENIPLSRLAPAKLGTEDFSLPLHFQVGIAMDIFKIDFVKMRAALDVTHPNDNLERVNFGTEISVFDRVFLRGGYRYNYDDEKITFGAGANLPLGESVVSFDYAYSIYDILPNVQRISVGLRF; encoded by the coding sequence ATGAAAAAACTGATATTTATCTCAATCTTAATGTCGTTTACTCTCGCTGCGCAGTATTCCAATCTTGGGACATCAGGTGCACAATTTCTGCAGATTCCACTTGGAGCAAGACAGGCGGCAATGGGTGGTGCTTCGATTGCTCTAACCGATGATGCCTCATCCATATTTTGGAATCCGGCAGGACTCTCAAGCGTTTCCAATGTTGATTTTCATTTCACGAATCTGAACTGGTTCGGGTTATTCGACCTGAACGCTGCAGCCGGAGCCTACAAACTTGGAGGTGATGCGGGTGTTTTGGGTGTTCATTTTATCTCTTTTTCAACAGGTAAAATAGAGATTACGACTGAAAAGAAACCAAACGGAACAGGACGGTTTTACGATGCACAGGATATTGCTCTTGGTTTGACTTATTCCCGGGCTATAACTGACAGGTTCAGAACCGGTATCACAGTCAAGTATGTATCTCAAAGAATCTGGAATGAAACAGCAACAGGTATAGCTTTCGACATCGGAACTCAATATACTCTCGATTTCCAAAATCTGACAATTGCAATGAGCATGACAAATTTTGGACCTGACATGAGATTTGACGGACCCGACTTGAATGTTACCTACTTGAGGGACGAGAACATACCGCTTTCGAGACTTGCACCCGCGAAACTCGGCACAGAAGATTTCTCGCTTCCGCTTCACTTTCAGGTTGGTATAGCGATGGACATCTTCAAAATTGATTTCGTTAAGATGCGTGCCGCCCTTGATGTAACACACCCGAATGACAACCTCGAAAGAGTAAATTTTGGTACCGAGATCTCGGTATTTGACAGGGTGTTTCTGAGAGGCGGTTACAGATATAATTATGATGATGAAAAGATAACTTTCGGAGCCGGAGCAAACCTGCCTTTGGGAGAATCTGTCGTTTCGTTTGATTATGCTTATTCCATTTACGATATCCTTCCAAATGTCCAAAGGATTTCCGTCGGGTTAAGGTTTTAG
- a CDS encoding TonB-dependent receptor yields MKRFILFLLFLVPVVQAGITGKLAGRVTDAITGEPLISATIVIEGTKLGASTDTDGRFVILNVPPGVYRIKITYVGYEHLTFEGVKIVVDQTTTIDFKLKPVSMTTDEVVVTANTPLIQKDLTSSISVVGRDEIELLPVGNFSDLLALQAGVVGSGNNLHIRGGRSNEVAYMIDGMYVTDPLLGGLATQINNDAIQEMSLLSGTFNAEYGNALSGVVNIVTRDGADKFSGKLEVRSSNFGVERYSKLNELRISGSLEGAIIPNALRFFLSGEQLNEGSYLPFGYNNAQSFFTKLTLTAIPQFRLTISNRGSRGLRQSYNHDYKYIPEQYLKRRTDSWQSALTATHTVSQSLFYDIRFSYFNQGFYSGLDKDTSQYLPVSSRVYQSNAGNGFEFYALADPTVLTDSRTTTLDFKGDAVWQINNNNEVKFGAQFKTHNLMLYSIEDPKRNFPYKNNYTTSPFEIATYVQDKIELAYLVINLGLRYDFMNANVEFRANPLDPASVVKVKSRSQFSPRIGIAHPISDKTKLHFAYGHFFQNPEYQFLFQNKQYDIQVREPLFGQPDLDAQRTIAYEVGVSHQFSDRAAVSVTAYYKDVTGLIGTRYFFPFTEGRYVGYTLYVNEDYANMKGFEVNLDIRPDKYFSGGLTYTYSVAKGSASSETEQYPGTSESTLLYYLDFDKTHVINGTASFTIPNGEGPKVFGSPWFENMDFSFIFSWSSGYPYTPSGRDVGFVVKNSLRQPSTWSMDLLIGKDVTIFNNIRLRLFAEILNLTDNRNIVYVYPDTGEPDFTYVGGHSKEYMEDPSNYGAPRRIRLGATLRF; encoded by the coding sequence ATGAAAAGATTTATTCTTTTTCTATTGTTTTTAGTCCCTGTCGTACAAGCCGGAATTACCGGGAAGCTGGCAGGAAGGGTTACGGATGCCATCACCGGAGAGCCGTTAATCTCAGCCACCATCGTAATTGAGGGTACAAAACTCGGAGCCTCGACCGATACGGACGGCAGATTTGTGATCTTGAATGTTCCTCCGGGAGTATACAGGATAAAAATCACCTATGTAGGTTATGAGCACCTCACCTTCGAGGGAGTAAAGATTGTGGTTGATCAGACCACAACCATCGACTTCAAATTGAAACCTGTTTCGATGACAACTGATGAAGTTGTAGTTACCGCGAATACTCCTCTTATCCAAAAAGATCTTACAAGTTCCATTTCTGTGGTTGGACGGGATGAAATTGAATTGTTACCTGTTGGTAATTTTAGTGATCTGCTCGCACTTCAGGCAGGTGTTGTGGGAAGTGGAAACAATCTCCATATCAGAGGCGGGAGATCAAATGAAGTTGCCTACATGATCGATGGAATGTATGTTACTGATCCGTTACTGGGAGGTCTGGCGACCCAAATAAATAATGATGCTATACAGGAGATGAGCCTTCTTTCGGGAACATTTAATGCAGAATACGGGAATGCGCTCAGTGGCGTTGTAAATATTGTAACCAGGGATGGTGCAGACAAGTTTTCCGGAAAACTTGAAGTGCGGTCTTCCAATTTTGGGGTTGAGAGATATTCAAAATTGAATGAATTAAGAATAAGCGGAAGCCTTGAAGGGGCTATAATTCCTAATGCACTAAGGTTTTTCCTTTCGGGTGAGCAGTTGAATGAGGGAAGTTATCTTCCATTCGGATATAACAATGCCCAGTCATTTTTTACGAAACTGACTCTGACAGCAATTCCACAGTTCAGGCTGACGATTTCTAACAGAGGCAGCAGAGGATTGAGACAGAGCTACAATCACGACTATAAGTATATACCGGAACAGTATTTAAAGAGAAGGACCGACAGTTGGCAATCTGCACTGACTGCCACTCATACTGTAAGCCAGTCCTTATTCTATGATATAAGATTTTCGTATTTCAATCAGGGATTCTACTCCGGACTTGACAAAGACACATCGCAGTATCTGCCTGTGAGTTCAAGAGTGTATCAGTCAAACGCAGGAAACGGATTCGAGTTTTATGCTCTCGCTGATCCGACCGTGCTTACAGACAGCAGGACCACAACACTCGATTTTAAAGGTGATGCAGTCTGGCAGATAAATAACAACAATGAAGTGAAGTTTGGTGCCCAGTTCAAGACTCACAACCTGATGCTTTACAGTATCGAGGATCCAAAGAGAAATTTCCCTTACAAGAACAATTATACAACATCTCCTTTCGAAATTGCCACTTATGTACAGGACAAAATTGAACTTGCATATTTGGTAATCAATCTCGGACTCCGTTATGATTTTATGAATGCAAATGTGGAGTTCAGGGCAAATCCTCTTGATCCTGCATCAGTGGTAAAGGTGAAATCGCGTTCACAGTTCAGTCCAAGAATTGGTATTGCTCATCCGATCTCCGATAAGACAAAGCTGCATTTCGCATACGGCCACTTCTTCCAGAATCCCGAGTATCAGTTCCTTTTCCAGAACAAGCAATATGATATCCAGGTAAGGGAACCGTTGTTTGGTCAGCCTGATCTTGATGCTCAACGCACGATTGCTTATGAAGTGGGTGTTTCGCATCAGTTCTCTGACCGGGCTGCAGTTTCTGTTACTGCATATTATAAGGATGTAACCGGACTGATTGGAACCCGCTATTTCTTCCCCTTTACTGAGGGCAGATATGTCGGTTACACTCTCTATGTGAACGAAGACTATGCCAACATGAAAGGATTTGAAGTAAATCTGGATATCAGACCCGACAAATACTTCTCCGGTGGTTTGACTTACACATATTCAGTTGCAAAGGGAAGTGCTTCCTCAGAAACAGAACAGTACCCCGGCACTTCGGAATCCACACTCCTTTATTATCTGGATTTCGACAAAACGCATGTGATTAACGGAACAGCATCATTCACCATACCAAATGGTGAAGGTCCAAAGGTGTTTGGTTCACCATGGTTTGAAAATATGGATTTCTCATTCATATTTTCATGGTCTTCGGGTTATCCCTATACACCTTCGGGAAGAGATGTCGGTTTTGTTGTGAAGAATTCGTTAAGACAGCCTTCAACCTGGTCGATGGATCTGCTTATCGGAAAAGATGTAACGATATTCAATAATATCCGTCTGCGTCTTTTTGCCGAGATACTTAACCTGACAGATAACAGAAACATCGTTTATGTTTATCCCGATACAGGAGAGCCCGACTTCACATATGTAGGTGGTCACTCGAAAGAATACATGGAAGATCCTTCAAATTACGGGGCACCGAGGCGAATCCGTCTTGGGGCTACTTTAAGATTTTAA